GTCttctgcagaagtccaagaactTGGACGTTGGACTCAACGGCGAGTGATAGGGCATCagatgtagagtcctcccgaagcaTACGAGCCCGAGTAATGGTTATGTCGGCAGCACCTAAAAGAGGGCAGATCAGCAACCTGAAAGGAAATACTAAAGAGGAGCTATGTGCTAAGAACCTTACCCAATAAATTCgtgatggattcacggaggacgccttccttcttgTCGGCTGCAGCTGCCGCCTCGCGCCTGCAGGCATCTTGCTCATTCTTCATCTGTCGCTTCAGCATTTTCAACTCATCCTTCAGCAAGGCGTTTTCGTTTTTAGCATCGgcggcaagcctgttggcctccagcaccTGGTCAGCCGAAGTTTTGACGGTCTTCCGAAGATGAGCATTTTCAGACTCTAGTTGGGTGAACTGCTCGGCGAAGTCTACCACAGCGtcaactgtggcataaatcggctgcaacGGAGAAAGCCAAGGAAACTCAGTCGAATGAGGAAGTTCGGCAAAGCAAGAAAGAAATCAAGACAAGTAAAACACTTACATGGTCACGAGCAACCGACAAGGTGGGAGCGTTGCCAGAAGGGATAACGTTCGACACCGGAACCTTTTCCACGGTCGTCCCTGAGGGCAGCGTTGGTTTGGCAGGCGGAGGGATCGATTCTTTAGTTGACTCGGACttcccagaaaataacttagccctctttgcaagaggaacgtcatcatcatcgtcagggTTGCTTAAGAAGAATAGATGGTTAGCATACAGAACAACAAAGGATAAGTTACAAAGGAAAAAtaaatgctcacaggtccaggtcGTCTTCGGCAGCAAAAAAAGCCTGTCGAACTTTTCACAACAGGGGAATGCGGCGCGGTatcatcggcatcattatcttgtccgctaggacttgattcagccgttgtaATAAGGTCCTCGTTTATATGTTtacgccgcctgctccgggtgaGGGCATCATCTTCGGCAACTTCATCCTCTTGGACGTCACTGTCTTCAAGGATATACTGGACGTCCTCGGTCTCCTCGGAGTCATCGTCATCATCCTCTGGTTCCACACcgctttcgggtgtaggaggatagcattgagCCCCGACGGAGGCCTATCgacaggagaaaaatcagagAACACGGTGAAGAACGGCATAACGATAACAATAAAAGCGAGAAAGAGCATGAATTACCTCAGCCGGAAGATGGTGTAGATCGTATGGGGAACGAGCCGAAGTCAAGACAATATTGTCCTTCATACTGAGGCACGTCAAGCGGCGAACTTCATCTCGGAGTTCATCAGCCGACAGGCCGGCAGAGCTGACCCTCGACTTGTCGTCCTTGCCAGTATACAGCCACAACTGGTGGGGCCGGGACattagcggctgcactcgacgttgtaagAACACTGAGACTACCTCGGTGCCGCACATCGTTAAGCCTCCCGTGTTCTTCAGATCTACGACCTGGTCGAACAGCTTGTCGGCTATTGCCCTCTCTTCAAGAGAAAGGGcgtttcgccaggacttcttcggcTGAGCTATCAGGACATCTTCAAACGGAGGGAGATTGGAGCGCCGCCCAGGCACCAAGGTGACTCACAGataaaaccacttgttgcgccagccttggacggattccttcatcgggaggtcgaagtagtcgacttctttcctgacaacaaagccaacgccaccaacgacggggggggggggcattgctGTCATTGTAACGCTTAACATAGAAGattttcctccaaagaccccagtggggatCAATGCCGAGGAGGGCTTCACAAACAGTGATGAAGATAGAATGATGgagaatggagtttggggtcagctgccagagctgaatcccgtagaagaaaagaagggagcggAGAACctcgtgggcaggaagagagAGACCACGAAATAGAAAGGCGACAAACATAACAGTAAAACCCTTCGGGGGCCTTGGGCGAGAAACTGgacctgggagacgaatgtcGTCCTCAGATGAGGAGATGAGACCGAGAGCTCGCAACTTGTTTACATCACAGTTGGatatggcggaggcgctccagtcGCGGCTGACCTTGGCCGCGTCTAAGGCACTGGTGCTCTTCTTTTTGCCCATGGCGTCTCGAGCTTCTGAGAGAAGAAAAGGGGTGAAACGAAAGGATggaggagaagatgagcagtgcggAAAGGTGAAAAGTGAAAACAATGGGAAGGCTCCCTATTTATACCACATGATTTATGggaaatcgtggccataactccataaACATCGTGGGAGAAGGATCAGATTGGTCGTACACGTGTCACCCAAGAAGAGAAcgaaaccggcggcccattattcccacgacgtgcggaaatcgaggagacgccttggtCAGCACGCACGCACCGGTCATTTCCTAAAAACTacccgcgcagaactagggtgggtccgccaggtcaagtcttgtcagtcAGACCGCAGCAGTGATAACGTCATCGATGACGCCATGGAGCCCTCCGGAAGCATCCGAAGAAACACAAAAACGTCGGAAGCATTACGTGCACACCCAATAAAACGTAATATCAAAGATGCCTATGCGaagaatatttgaagcaaaatggCGGAATGTTcaactcgagtctgcacccggccgcaagcacccgtgcccagactcgggggctactcccatcgggagcgctggacgcgcacccgataaaactattttacactccaggatcatgcccggggacttgattctgtgtagggtaatgttgttttgccatcggcagttaacccgcAAAGCTGGGCgcattactcattatcccttgcgtgTTGAAAACGTACTGAAGAATACGAGCCCCGAtgcaaatgtatcggatgacccatgaagactcgcagaaaacttcggcagaagaagacatcgagtggtacaacttgagtctacgcacggattgcaagcatccgtacctagactcgggggctactcccatcgggagcgctcgaCGCACACCCGATAAGAGAAGATGATGCTgttacaagatggacaagaacaatcaagaaGAAGATCATTAGAtgaaggcatgctttagtctctacccgaaatatcttcggctagacactcgggggcaggtgacgtgggcattacccttcgggtaaccgatattgCCTTATCCCGTttagcccaactggaggcccatgaagatactcgATGGCAAAGCGGGCCAGTAGGACGGTGctggagaagattccttgaagaacaagacatagaagagtcgaacaaggaaagtttagagctaggtcttttgtacacctagtcgtacccggacagacctcttgagacctggcctcctatataaaggccatgagaggggttgccgagggacacaatcaatcttagcaactttagccaccaaaagtctagagctaggtcgccgtagcacttagcctctcgacgagaccaTAGCCGAAGCctttggcaccccattgtaacccaatattctcataatcaagatcagacaggtaggacgtaagggttttacctcatcgagggccccgaacctgggtaaattgctctccccgcttatctgttcaccgatgtctcgtgtcagcctacaggattccatcaaccctaagccccaatcggagggcattgccgaggagtaccctcgacagcaggagaactgggcaagagtgccctgctcagcaagaaaaccacgcaatagctgggagatatactcaccagtAGAATCAGCCCGAAAGACACGTATAGGCGTGGAAAACTGAGTATGGACCATGGCAGCAAAACGTTTACATATAGAGAGAACCTCGCTGCGAGAAGTCATAAAATAAATCCAAGTGTAGCGAGAGAAGTCATCGATAAAAATAACATAGTAGCGGTGGCCCCCCTTGGAAGCAAAGGGAGAcagaccccatacatcagaatggACCAAATCAAACGGACGCTGGAGATACAGACTCACTAGTAGGATATGGTAACTGATTCTGTTTACCAAGCCTAAAGCCCTGACAACCCTGAAGCAAGACATCTCCTGAGATAGGCCCCAGAAGACCTCGACGAAGTAAAGATGACAGGCGAGAACCACAAagatgaccaagacgatgatgccattACTGAAAGGAGGGGGTAGTGGAAGCAGCAAGCACACATGGTGCAGTTGGTGAAGTGGTGGAAGAAGGAACATGAAGCCAGTCAAGCTCCCAAAGTCCCTGGGAGTCACGGCACCGAGGGCCAGCCCCAACCAGTGCCCGAGTGTGACTGTCCTGAACAGAACAAGAATCAACATCAAGAATGActcgacaaccagaatcagtgaGTTGAGCAGCGGAAAACAAGTTCATGGTAAGACGGGGAACATGGGAAACATCAGGAACAGAAAGGGAGGAAGTAGAAAGAGTGCCACGACTAGCAACAGGAAGAGAGTACCATCGACAGTAAGAACACGAACAGGGAGATGAAGAGGTCGAAGagaagaaagagaggaagaatcaggagacatgtgaaaagaagctccagaatccagaaccCACGAAGATGTACCTGACTGGGGAGAGGAAACAGCCGCGGAGGCAGCAGTACCCGTCGAAATAGAGCCTGAGGAGGCAAGGAGACGTTGAAGTCTCGCTATATCCTGCTCAGTGAAGCCAATGGCGACAGGCGCTGAAGGTGGAGCACGAGGAGGCACACCCCGCTGCTTCTGATAGCAATCAGACTCAAGGTGACCAGACCTTCGACAGTGAGTGCAGAAACGAGGAGGGCGAGGGCGAATCCCACCGCGAGAAGGGCGGGCTCCTCCAGAAGCAGCAGGCGCTGGTGTGGGTAGAAGCGGCGGTGCAGGAGCAATGGGAACtcgagcagcaagaacagagggTGTCCCAAGCAGTCCAGCACCACgcagacgagtctcctcagcacaaAGCTCAGTCAGCACCTCTGAGATAGGAACACGACCTCGAGCAAACAACTGAGCACGACGAGGCTCAAACTCTGGGCGAAGTCGAGACATGAACTCATGGATCCTCTAGAAGTCCATATCTGAACGTACTGTCCAACAACACTGACAATTACCATAGACATCACTGCGAAGGGAGTCAAGCTGGCGCCAGATCGCCGCACTCtgggtgtagaactcatcaacagTAGAGTCACCCTGCTGAAGATCATGCGCCTGGCGCGACACAGACAAGTACAGAGAATCCCCAGaaggctgatagcgctgacgaaggtGAGACCACATCTCGGCAACAGTGGCGAGGCCCATAAACTCAGAAGCAAACTGTGGCTGAACACTCTGAGAAAGAACGGCAGCAGCCCTGGCATCCTCATCACACCACTGAGTAAAGGTAGCCAAACTGTCACGGTAAGAGCCAAGAGCCTCTGAATAAGCAAGTACCTGCTCCTCATATGCCTCATCAACAACAGCCTCGGCAGACTTGGCTGCATCCAGATCAGCCTGAGTAGCATGCTCAGCAAGGGCCTGTGGCACAGACGGTGGAGTAGGAGGCACAAGAGCAGTGGGGTGCGGCTGACAAGAGACCTCGCCAGTAAGAACACCCCACAGCCAAAGACCGCGCATGTGAATGCGCATAAAGGCAGCAAACTCTCCATAGTTGGTACTATCAAAGATCACTGGGCGTCGAGGAATGCTGACATAGCCAGACGGGGAGGAGGCCATCCCCCCTTTTTTTTGGTCAACCCTCAGATATGGAGCTGGACCTGGCCagagccaaaaattcgagcgtGCCCGTGGTCAGTAGCTGGCCAACCGAGGCCAACCAACGCTGGGGCGGCCGGGGCACAGCCGGAGCGGGCCGGGGAGGGGCGCGGCCGGGGCGGCCGAGGCACAGCCGGGGCGGGCCGGTGAGAGGAGAGGCCGGGGCGGCCGTGGCATGGCCGGAGCAGGCCGACAGGAGGCGCAGCTGGAACGGGGCTTGCCAGCGGCAGAGAGGGCAGTGACAGCCAGATCTTGGCCGGCTTGAGCAGCAGGAGCTCCAAATCGAGCTACAAAATGACAAGAACGACTAGAAGAAATCGATCCCGACTGGATCGGGAGAGGAGGTGGAAGGTGGAGCAGCAACAGCCGGAAAGATCATCGGCGGTGGTGCGGATCGAGCACGGAGTTGCAGCGTGCAAAGAGCTAAACCAGGAGCAAGATATTCACAGAGGGTCATAGgccagtacatgtacatgtgtgACAATGTGCAAGTAAGCCCCTCATACACTGGGGAATAGAAGAATATAGACTATACAACTCTAACAAAACCATGTTAGGATATTTTGTTTGATCGTATGAATATCACATACTATTGTGATGCACATGTATTTTGTGGTCCATGCACCTTATCTATCAGTCTATCACAACTGGGGAAAATATATTGATCCAGTAGTAAGTTATAGCCAGTTAAGCCAAAAATAGGGACAAGATATGGCTCAGATTGAATGATGGGTCGTCTTGTGGTTGAGCATTCCATTTGTAACCATCCGAAAAAGACTATTCCTTTTGTTTTACTATGGAAAGTACACTCGCACGTGTCATTTTCTGGGAGAGACATCCCATCCTGTAAGCCATATATGATATATTCTTAGAATGCAGTGACCTGCAGCTTCCACAAAAATTCTATCTACCAAGAACTCTGCAAGTTACAGAGAGCTCACTACGGCAATGAAGGGGAGCCTTTGCCATGAGTTCCAGACTGACCTCCCTGCTGCTGAGGTGTGGGAGGTCTATGGAAGCCTCCTTATTGGACAGTTGGTGCCTCAATTGCTTCCTGACATGCTCTCAAAGGTCGAGCTTGTTGACGGAGATGGTGGCGTTGGAACAGTCCTGCTTCTCACCTTCCCTCCTGGTTAGAACCTGAACCCATACCCTTCATTTAGCCAAGGATGGTCCatttttttcttgtttgatatcaTGTGTAACCAGCTAAAGTAATTTCCGTTTTGGTGATTATGTTACCAGGAACTCCTGGAttggaattttacaaagaaaagtTTGTGAAGGTCGACAATCAAAATTATGTGAAGGAGGCAATAGTAGTAGAAGGAGGGTTTCTGAATTATGGCTTTACGGAGTATTTAGTACGATTTGAGATTACAGGGAAAACAGAAGAGACATCTGTAATAAGGTCAACCATTGAATATGAAGTCGACGAAGACCACATAAGCAATACATCCTTGGTCAGCACCAGTGCTGTAGCTGCTATTGCTGAGGCTATCACAAGGTTTATCAAGGAGCAGAAATGTTCTGAGCAAGCTCCGAAGAAAACCCCAGACAAGCAATCACAGTGATGTGCCAAATAGTGACTTTCTATTTCTATTTACTGTGTTACGGATTATGTTTCTTGGATAAATAATTGTAACTTATTGCTGTAGTGCCCTGCCGAGTATTGTATATAGTTTTGATAAGAAAGCCAAagtttatgatactatgcatcacATATTCATATCAACGTGGCCCTGTATACAGTTTTGCAGTAAATATTACACTATTTCTTTAGTTCTAAACTGAATACAATGGTCTGAAGCTGGGGCACAGGGCTTAAGGCACTGATGC
This region of Lolium perenne isolate Kyuss_39 chromosome 2, Kyuss_2.0, whole genome shotgun sequence genomic DNA includes:
- the LOC127332008 gene encoding norbelladine synthase; this encodes MKGSLCHEFQTDLPAAEVWEVYGSLLIGQLVPQLLPDMLSKVELVDGDGGVGTVLLLTFPPGTPGLEFYKEKFVKVDNQNYVKEAIVVEGGFLNYGFTEYLVRFEITGKTEETSVIRSTIEYEVDEDHISNTSLVSTSAVAAIAEAITRFIKEQKCSEQAPKKTPDKQSQ